One part of the Macrobrachium rosenbergii isolate ZJJX-2024 chromosome 3, ASM4041242v1, whole genome shotgun sequence genome encodes these proteins:
- the LOC136854835 gene encoding uncharacterized protein, with protein sequence MSGAVEALGTSLDRPVRDVEDEKAASVLLSRARPRSSSSICPPLGLEGSGPLCLSPLQDLGGSHQEVCGFRRVKDDVNRPLLAVDRVVHRGHDIPGGLPKDASHESRSSQTAPLREVPQKPPHSESDCIQTIEKLARTRGFSRPVARAIASARRASSNAVYQSKWANFRRWCKIKGISSTTTSVSQIADFLFYLRKEQKLAVPTIKGYRSMLSAVFRHRGLDLTDNKDLHDLLRSFETTKVAQPRLPSWNLDIVLKFLMSSRFEPLDSATLKDVTRKTVFLTALATAKRVSEVQAISKHIGFRGHNAVCSLSPLFLAKNENPSTPWPRTFEIKGMTEILGQEPERVLCPVRALKFYLQRTEECQGPSDNLWCSVKRPDLPLSKNALAFFLRSTILDAHSDGQDSDMSLWKVKAHKVRAVATSVAFQRNMSLNDILGATFWRSSSVFASHYLTDVKTTYENCCALGPYVSADAILGAESDTHPIL encoded by the coding sequence atgtcaggagctgtggaggctttggggacgtcccttgatagacctgttcgcgacgtcGAGGACGAAAAGGCTGCCTCTGTACTACTCTCCCGTGCTCGACCCAGGAGCAGTAGCAGTATATGCCcccctctgggactggaaggatctggacctttatgcctttccccccttCAAGATCTTgggggaagtcatcaggaagtttgcggcTTCAGAAGGGTCAAGGATGACGttaatcgcccccttttggccgtcgacagagtggttcacagaggtcatgacattcctggtggacttcccaaggatgcttcccatgagagtcgatcttctcagacagccccacttcgagaggtaccacaaaaacctccccactctgagtctgactgcattcagactatcgaaaagttGGCCAGAACGAGGGGTTTTTCAAGACCAGTGGCAAGGGCTATTGCCAgcgccaggagagcctcctccaatgcggtgtaccaatcgaagtgggccAACTTCAGGAGATGGTGTAAGATCAAGGGGATTTCCTCAACTACgacctctgtgtcccagatagccgacttccttttttatttaaggaaggaACAAAAGCTGGCAGTACCTACCATCAAAGGTTATAGAAGTATGCTGTCAGCGGTCTTTAGGCATAGAGGTCTCGACTTAACCGACAACAAGGACCTTCACGATCTTTTAAGGTCTTTCGAAACCACTAAGGTGGCTCAGCCAAGGCTGCCTTCCTGGAATTTGGACATAGTTCTAAAATTCCTTATGTCCAGTCGGTTCGAGCCTCTAGATTCTGCAACCTTGAAAGATGTGACTAGAAAAACtgttttcctaactgctctggcgacggcgaagagagttagtgaagttcaagccatcagTAAGCatataggttttagaggccataatgcagtatgttctctaagccctttgtttctagctaagaacgagaacccgtctaccccttggcccaggaccttcgagattaagggtatgacggaAATTCTTGGACAAGAACcagaaagagtcctgtgtcctgtcagggctctcaaattttatttgcagagaaCTGAGGAATGTCAAGGTCcttcggacaatctgtggtgctctgtcaaaaGGCCAGATTTACCTTtgtctaagaatgcactggcgttctttttaagaagcaccattttagacgcGCATTCTGACGGTCAAGACAGTGACATGAGTCTATGGAAAGTCAAGGCTCACAAAGTGAGAGCcgttgctacctcagtggctttccagaggaatatgtctctcaatgacattctgggggCCACCTTTTGGCGAAGCAGTTCGGTGTTCGCTTCGCACTACCTAACTGATGTGAAGACGACTtacgagaattgctgtgcgctaggGCCTTACGTTTCCGCAGATGCGATTTTGGGGGCAGAGAgcgacactcatcctatcctgtag